A region from the Ferroacidibacillus organovorans genome encodes:
- a CDS encoding ATP-dependent RecD-like DNA helicase has protein sequence MATQRLRATAEKILAGGQRGFAALRLRLPNGDTLTAIGQFDEVPLGAECDWVGSFEFHPVHGRQFRVSSFTVVLPTSTLGVERFLASGAFRGIGPKTAKRIVDAFGVRTLDVLREDPQAIRKVPGISRAKAEELANVLAEKGEMSRLGAFLTGHGMGIHLADKLADVYGGGQAALQMLQSDPYQTIADVRGIGFRTSDQLASALGIDRLAPSRVTAALLHVLDASIENGHIYLPYSMWLEEAVALLGIEKEVVAAEAQRLMARASVVAEQHELPELCVYSARHYRLETQTAALLRALKQGRRLSDELLHADAFRDEPSDDDGKEGADATQSLSEEQLSVTRLVDDHPLVILTGGPGTGKTTAIRHVVSFFERLGAKVVLAAPTGKAAKRLAQSTDRPAQTIHRLLEMGKNAQGRFGFGRDRSHRMEGNLFIIDEASMIDAPLFYSVLEALPEQAHVLLVGDPEQLPAVGPGMILKDLIDSSQFPIVSLSFVFRQGLHSQIVRAAHDVRMGRIPQFKEEGARQECFFIEKDQAADAAELIVDLATRRLPRYVGCDARQGIQILSPMKRGYTGTDRLNEMVSKRLQTNDDTLRVGERTLRVGDRVMYTKNDYERELFNGDTGLIESVSRDSLVVRFTDDTLERRMEFTRNEAHALIQAFAISVHKSQGSEYSAVIVPVMREHAVMLFRQLLYTAMTRAKSLLVLVGTQSALELAVRQEQMNQRFTGLSWRLKDR, from the coding sequence GTGGCTACGCAGCGTCTTCGGGCGACGGCCGAGAAGATTCTGGCAGGCGGGCAACGTGGTTTTGCCGCGCTTCGCTTGCGACTTCCAAACGGCGACACGCTCACGGCGATTGGACAATTCGACGAAGTGCCCTTGGGCGCTGAGTGCGACTGGGTCGGTTCCTTTGAATTTCACCCGGTGCACGGGCGTCAGTTTCGCGTCTCATCCTTCACGGTTGTCCTTCCAACAAGCACATTGGGTGTGGAGCGCTTTCTTGCGAGTGGCGCTTTTCGCGGGATCGGCCCAAAGACGGCCAAACGTATTGTCGATGCGTTTGGCGTTCGCACGCTGGATGTCTTGCGAGAAGATCCGCAGGCGATCAGAAAGGTGCCGGGGATTTCGCGCGCAAAGGCAGAAGAACTCGCAAACGTGCTGGCAGAAAAAGGCGAAATGTCGCGATTGGGCGCATTTCTGACAGGGCACGGCATGGGGATTCATCTCGCAGATAAGTTGGCCGATGTTTATGGCGGAGGACAAGCTGCGCTGCAAATGCTTCAGAGCGATCCGTATCAAACGATTGCGGATGTGCGCGGGATTGGCTTTCGCACGTCAGATCAACTTGCGTCTGCGCTTGGCATCGATCGCTTAGCGCCTTCGCGCGTCACGGCGGCCCTTTTACACGTGCTTGACGCGTCGATTGAGAATGGGCATATCTATCTCCCGTACTCCATGTGGCTGGAGGAGGCCGTTGCGCTTCTTGGCATTGAAAAAGAAGTTGTGGCGGCAGAAGCGCAGCGACTCATGGCGCGCGCAAGTGTGGTTGCCGAACAGCATGAGCTTCCGGAGTTGTGCGTTTATAGCGCCCGTCACTATCGTTTGGAGACGCAAACAGCAGCGCTTTTGCGCGCGCTGAAACAGGGCAGGCGACTTTCGGATGAACTTTTGCATGCGGATGCGTTTCGCGACGAACCGTCTGACGATGACGGAAAAGAAGGCGCAGATGCGACGCAATCGCTGTCTGAAGAGCAATTGAGCGTGACCAGGCTTGTCGATGATCATCCTCTTGTGATTTTGACCGGGGGGCCGGGGACGGGAAAGACGACGGCCATTCGCCATGTCGTATCATTTTTTGAGCGACTTGGCGCGAAGGTCGTGCTCGCGGCTCCTACAGGAAAAGCTGCCAAGCGCTTGGCGCAAAGCACAGACCGCCCCGCCCAGACGATTCACAGGCTGCTTGAAATGGGCAAAAATGCCCAAGGACGGTTTGGCTTTGGACGCGACCGGAGTCACCGGATGGAGGGGAATCTGTTTATCATCGACGAGGCTTCGATGATTGACGCGCCCTTGTTTTACAGTGTGCTTGAAGCGCTGCCGGAGCAGGCGCATGTCCTGCTTGTCGGTGATCCAGAACAGTTGCCGGCAGTCGGGCCAGGGATGATTTTAAAAGATCTTATAGACTCTTCGCAATTTCCGATTGTATCTCTATCTTTTGTATTTCGGCAGGGACTCCATAGTCAGATTGTCCGGGCCGCACATGATGTGCGGATGGGGCGCATCCCTCAATTTAAAGAGGAGGGCGCGCGGCAAGAGTGTTTTTTTATCGAGAAAGATCAGGCGGCCGACGCGGCCGAACTGATTGTGGATCTTGCGACGAGGCGATTGCCGCGCTATGTGGGCTGTGACGCACGGCAGGGCATACAGATTCTTTCCCCGATGAAGCGCGGCTACACGGGAACGGATCGATTGAACGAAATGGTCAGCAAGCGACTGCAGACAAACGATGACACGCTGCGCGTCGGGGAGCGGACGCTGCGCGTCGGGGATCGCGTGATGTACACAAAGAACGACTATGAGCGCGAATTGTTCAATGGTGACACTGGACTGATTGAATCGGTGTCACGTGATTCGCTTGTGGTTCGTTTTACGGATGATACGCTGGAGAGACGGATGGAGTTTACAAGAAATGAGGCGCATGCGCTGATTCAGGCGTTTGCGATCTCTGTGCACAAGAGCCAAGGCAGTGAATACAGCGCAGTGATCGTGCCGGTGATGCGCGAACACGCAGTGATGCTCTTTCGGCAGTTGCTCTACACGGCGATGACGCGTGCGAAGTCGCTTTTGGTTTTGGTGGGCACGCAGTCGGCGCTGGAACTCGCCGTGCGGCAAGAACAGATGAATCAAAGATTTACAGGGCTTTCCTGGCGATTGAAAGATCGCTGA